A region of Haliotis asinina isolate JCU_RB_2024 chromosome 7, JCU_Hal_asi_v2, whole genome shotgun sequence DNA encodes the following proteins:
- the LOC137291487 gene encoding probable methyltransferase-like protein 24: MMAKRLHKVIPFLCGVLLTLILVVSSPWFSCDPSGIPKAKVMNRLEVLQTQPLESEAVQQVLPTEDALMGMSRKDVSQIYHDYVARIQTMCQRMIRPGRSGDGGWDVCMDPPYRLHAPCLVYSFGINFDFSFDDDIANKYGCGVHSYDPSMNVGDHLRGQRIHFHKTGLNATEVINNDGWRMRTLSSILKENNHSQETIDLLKIDIETSELWALPEMVKSGSLQHVKQLCFEMHIKRGFQDEPTKEKYIFGLSVFRHLYEYGFRIFKTHKNMYAKYISIYGMERTGCHEIYMIRKLENILLVE, from the exons ATGATGGCAAAACGACTTCACAAAGTCATACCATTTCTCTGTGGAGTGTTGCTAACCTTGATCCTGGTAGTATCGTCACCGTGGTTTAGTTGTGACCCCTCGGGCATTCCTAAGGCTAAAGTTATGAATCGA CTAGAAGTATTACAAACGCAGCCACTCGAGTCGGAGGCAGTTCAGCAGGTCTTACCCACAGAAGATGCACTTATGGGGATGAGCAGAAAGGATGTAAGCCAGATATATCACGA CTATGTGGCCAGGATACAGACGATGTGCCAGAGGATGATACGACCAGGGCGTTCTGGAGACGGCGGATGGGACGTTTGTATGGATCCACCCTACAGACTTCATGCACCATGTTTGGTTTACTCGTTTGG GATAAATTTTGACTTCAGCTTTGATGATGACATAGCAAACAAATACGGTTGTGGTGTGCACTCCTATGACCCAAG CATGAATGTCGGCGACCACCTGCGTGGGCAACGAATCCACTTCCACAAAACAGGTCTAAATGCTACTGAAGTTATTAATAATGATGGATGGCGCATGCGCACACTCTCGTCTATCTTGAAGGAAAACAATCATTCTCAG gaaACCATTGATCTCCTTAAAATAGACATTGAAACGTCAGAGTTATGGGCCTTGCCGGAAATGGTGAAATCGGGATCGCTGCAACATGTGAAGCAGCTTTGTTTTGAAATGCATATTAAGAGGGGTTTTCAGGACGAACCCACtaaagagaaatatatttttgggTTATCAGTATTTAGACATTTGTATGAATATGGGTTTAgaattttcaaaacacataaaaatatgtacgcaaagtatatatcaatatatgggATGGAGCGAACTGGATGTCATGAAATTTACATGATCCGCAAGTTGGAAAACATACTATTAGTCGAATAA